The following proteins come from a genomic window of Aquimarina sp. MAR_2010_214:
- a CDS encoding RagB/SusD family nutrient uptake outer membrane protein codes for MKNIYKIVGVAVLGFMTLTSCDIDEVGDLNGPTLENIIDNSTKGDIQDLVGGILSDMRVRLGTYYDDVGVIGREYYRFSSSDPRFTSDLLGKDKAVLDNNTFYTTGPWGARYGTAKGASILVQAIENTSPAYSEQEKNGLRGIGKTIQAYELLLNLNLTYQGGIRADISNPESLGPFIGFTQSLDAIEALLVSGATDLSNAGSEFAVNLSSGFTGFNTPATFLQFNKAISARVAAYQGDLSALSGYLTDSFLSLTNSSDDLAKGVYYVFSADGGDLRNPMFFALNASTAGVRVAHPDYITDIGATDSRRSKVAQRSSSITSDGLSGDYDFRLYTTDVDPIPLIRNEELILLYAEANHISNPTNAVTAIDLIRNAAGIGAYVGGTSPAELLNEILTQRRFSLYGEGHRWIDMRRFDRLGDLPIDRVGGGDVEPDDVWVQFPIPATENQ; via the coding sequence ATGAAAAATATATATAAAATAGTAGGTGTTGCGGTTCTTGGCTTTATGACGCTTACTTCATGTGATATTGATGAGGTAGGAGATTTAAATGGACCTACACTAGAAAATATAATAGATAACAGTACCAAAGGAGATATACAGGATTTGGTTGGAGGTATACTATCCGATATGAGAGTCAGATTAGGAACTTACTATGATGATGTAGGTGTTATCGGTCGAGAATATTATCGCTTTTCAAGTTCTGATCCTAGATTTACATCGGATTTATTAGGGAAAGATAAAGCTGTATTAGATAATAATACGTTTTATACAACAGGTCCATGGGGTGCTCGCTATGGTACAGCAAAAGGAGCTAGTATTCTAGTACAAGCTATTGAAAATACTTCTCCTGCATATAGCGAACAAGAGAAAAATGGACTAAGAGGAATAGGAAAAACAATTCAGGCTTATGAATTACTTCTTAATTTGAATTTGACATATCAAGGAGGAATAAGAGCTGATATCAGCAATCCAGAAAGTTTAGGTCCATTTATAGGATTTACACAATCTTTGGATGCAATAGAGGCATTATTGGTTTCGGGTGCTACAGATTTGAGTAATGCAGGAAGTGAATTTGCAGTTAATTTATCGTCTGGTTTTACAGGATTTAATACTCCGGCTACTTTTCTTCAATTTAATAAGGCAATCTCAGCCAGAGTAGCTGCGTATCAAGGAGACTTATCTGCTTTGTCAGGATATTTGACAGATTCTTTTCTTAGTCTGACCAATTCTTCTGATGATTTAGCTAAAGGAGTATATTATGTGTTTTCTGCCGATGGTGGTGATCTAAGAAATCCAATGTTTTTTGCTTTAAATGCTTCTACAGCAGGAGTTAGAGTAGCACATCCTGATTATATTACTGATATTGGTGCTACAGATAGTAGACGTTCTAAAGTGGCTCAAAGAAGTTCATCTATTACTTCTGATGGCCTTTCGGGAGATTATGACTTTAGGTTATATACTACAGATGTAGATCCTATTCCACTAATTAGAAATGAAGAATTAATTCTTTTATATGCTGAAGCGAATCACATAAGTAATCCAACAAATGCTGTTACAGCAATTGATTTAATAAGAAACGCTGCAGGAATTGGAGCTTATGTAGGTGGTACTAGTCCAGCTGAATTGCTTAACGAAATTCTAACACAACGTAGATTTTCATTATATGGAGAAGGTCATAGATGGATTGATATGAGACGTTTTGATAGATTAGGAGATTTGCCTATCGATAGAGTAGGTGGTGGTGATGTTGAACCAGATGATGTTTGGGTTCAGTTCCCTATACCAGCAACAGAGAATCAATAG
- a CDS encoding T9SS type A sorting domain-containing protein — MKKKIFFLLLVLISITGLSQTYTATVNYSKAQCHAGSLDWSFGGDGTTIDSGGITSGSNSKTYSTIPIYSNFSVTFDSGCEGLRPPSQDCSRNGSRSKTASELLLGQILSAGGCGGSVRVSGILPNITSIQRQGSGDELCMGDNINMLAFPPGFPKEAYNWQYSLDGVTWVDTGVQNHQLTTTIQQIMAPTPPPSVATDIHFRLGRGTNVPFSGTYTAKYSPCTPVLTSVDPQNTSCPDSTDGWFKLWFNEQVPVGGGYMDLQLLDVSLDPNGVFVAQKKQYSFNTSGSVFYYDWKPGNIVPPGDYRIKYQYRNASGDPRGTGGTIPITINASTAVTFNTDHSNPSCTTGQGPTNDGSIIINNVSNGTPPYFYEIDGDSNWVSFTGNSVSIPKGAGTYTIKVRDVNQCPGTSTGNTTVTEIIDPATSGIVIIKTDEVSTTYNGASNGYANATVTGGTPLSNGYYTFSWENSLGANVTGGSGVAQSGPDRYEINLPNLSADTYTLTITDNKGCSTTSDFVINEPPVLRFITTEKNDVSCGDNDQTNNDGIIKATVQGGLPNYQYQLLLRNNTGTFDSYENPVILGATQEFVATGLSGGTYRVQVKDNLQDAGNTNPLLTSGDLQIIQPDPFFIQNIETTEALCIGQASGTITLDIIGGTGVYTISIAKNGDPGFNKVINTIPNNSTDFVINNLSQGVYTLTVQDENGCDIINPILERIITITDPSLLWSIDLGENTMLCKGQSHTVDATIGDPLATYLWESDNGFSATTPEVILSETGLYTVTAITGLGCQINSSIQITATQTSITPEFVVPSDIFVDESFIIVDVSNPSPITVAWIIPDNAEIIESTREYAEIKFTEKGSFDISLQTTNAIGCQESYTKNITIRERIFKEETEGKEKLKTYKIFPNPTRGNFTVELTLKEQMPIDIKLFNVANNSVLHRHQDDGASEYNIPFNLEGNLSSGIYFLLLEIPGKTHVRKIVVE, encoded by the coding sequence ATGAAAAAGAAAATATTTTTTTTGTTGCTAGTATTAATATCCATTACAGGATTATCGCAAACATATACTGCAACAGTAAATTATTCTAAAGCTCAATGTCATGCAGGATCGCTAGATTGGAGTTTTGGAGGAGATGGTACAACTATAGATTCTGGTGGAATAACCAGTGGAAGTAACTCTAAAACATACTCTACTATTCCAATCTATAGTAATTTTTCTGTAACTTTTGACTCAGGATGCGAAGGGCTTAGACCTCCATCTCAAGATTGTTCAAGAAATGGTTCAAGAAGCAAAACAGCTTCCGAACTATTATTGGGTCAGATATTGAGTGCTGGTGGTTGTGGAGGATCTGTAAGAGTCAGTGGTATACTCCCCAATATCACAAGTATACAAAGACAAGGTTCTGGAGATGAGTTGTGTATGGGGGACAACATTAACATGCTTGCGTTTCCACCAGGATTTCCTAAGGAAGCTTATAATTGGCAATATTCTTTAGATGGTGTAACATGGGTAGATACAGGTGTACAAAACCACCAATTAACTACAACTATACAACAAATAATGGCCCCTACTCCACCACCGAGTGTTGCTACAGATATTCACTTTAGATTAGGTCGTGGTACTAATGTTCCTTTTTCGGGGACATACACTGCAAAATATTCTCCATGCACACCTGTTTTAACTAGTGTAGACCCACAAAACACATCTTGCCCAGATAGTACCGATGGGTGGTTTAAACTTTGGTTTAATGAGCAAGTCCCTGTCGGAGGTGGATATATGGATCTTCAATTACTTGATGTCTCCTTAGACCCTAATGGTGTTTTTGTAGCACAAAAAAAACAATATTCTTTTAATACTTCTGGTTCAGTATTCTATTATGACTGGAAACCTGGGAATATTGTCCCTCCTGGGGATTATAGGATAAAATATCAATACAGAAATGCTAGTGGTGACCCCAGAGGTACGGGAGGAACCATTCCCATTACAATTAATGCATCAACCGCAGTTACTTTCAATACTGATCACTCCAATCCTTCCTGTACCACAGGGCAAGGACCTACTAATGATGGGAGTATTATTATTAACAATGTATCTAATGGAACACCTCCTTACTTTTATGAAATCGATGGTGATAGCAATTGGGTTTCCTTTACAGGAAACAGTGTTAGTATCCCAAAAGGAGCGGGTACTTACACTATTAAAGTGCGAGATGTAAATCAATGCCCTGGTACATCTACAGGTAATACCACAGTAACCGAAATCATTGACCCAGCTACTTCTGGTATTGTAATTATCAAAACAGATGAAGTATCTACTACGTACAATGGAGCTAGTAATGGATATGCAAATGCAACAGTAACAGGAGGAACTCCTCTTAGTAATGGATATTATACCTTTAGCTGGGAAAATTCATTAGGAGCAAATGTAACTGGTGGATCAGGAGTAGCACAATCAGGGCCTGATCGATATGAAATCAATCTTCCAAATTTATCAGCAGACACCTATACCTTAACCATTACAGATAACAAAGGATGCTCGACAACAAGTGATTTTGTAATTAATGAGCCTCCGGTATTAAGGTTTATAACCACCGAAAAAAATGATGTTAGCTGTGGGGATAACGACCAAACTAATAATGATGGAATAATCAAAGCTACTGTACAAGGTGGACTACCCAATTATCAATATCAGTTATTGCTTAGAAATAATACCGGTACTTTTGATTCTTATGAAAATCCTGTAATATTAGGGGCTACTCAGGAATTTGTAGCTACTGGATTATCTGGTGGTACATATCGTGTGCAAGTCAAAGATAACCTTCAGGACGCTGGCAACACTAATCCGTTATTAACCTCTGGGGATCTCCAGATTATACAACCTGATCCTTTTTTTATTCAAAATATAGAAACTACCGAAGCGTTATGTATAGGGCAAGCTTCTGGAACCATTACTCTAGATATCATTGGAGGAACAGGAGTCTATACGATTAGCATAGCAAAAAACGGTGACCCAGGATTCAATAAAGTAATCAATACTATCCCTAACAACAGTACTGATTTTGTTATCAATAATCTTAGTCAGGGAGTCTACACACTTACCGTACAAGATGAAAACGGATGTGATATCATAAACCCGATATTAGAAAGAATTATAACCATAACTGATCCATCACTACTATGGAGCATTGATCTGGGGGAAAATACAATGTTATGCAAAGGACAATCTCATACTGTAGATGCAACCATAGGAGATCCCTTAGCAACATACCTCTGGGAATCTGATAATGGGTTTAGCGCAACCACGCCAGAGGTCATCTTATCAGAAACAGGATTATACACCGTTACTGCAATCACAGGGTTAGGATGCCAAATCAATAGCAGCATACAAATTACAGCTACGCAAACCTCCATTACACCAGAATTTGTTGTACCCTCAGATATTTTTGTAGATGAATCTTTTATAATTGTTGATGTAAGTAATCCTTCTCCTATTACAGTAGCATGGATCATTCCTGATAATGCAGAGATAATAGAATCTACAAGAGAGTATGCAGAAATCAAATTCACAGAAAAAGGAAGTTTTGATATCTCACTACAAACTACCAATGCAATTGGATGCCAAGAATCTTACACCAAAAATATAACAATAAGAGAACGTATTTTTAAAGAGGAAACTGAAGGAAAAGAAAAACTAAAAACATATAAAATTTTCCCTAATCCTACTCGTGGAAACTTCACCGTTGAACTAACCCTTAAGGAGCAAATGCCTATAGACATAAAGCTGTTTAATGTTGCGAATAATAGTGTACTGCATAGACATCAAGATGATGGTGCTTCAGAATACAATATCCCTTTCAATTTAGAAGGGAATCTATCATCAGGAATCTATTTCCTATTACTAGAAATTCCTGGTAAAACTCATGTTAGAAAAATAGTAGTAGAATAA
- a CDS encoding SusC/RagA family TonB-linked outer membrane protein, with translation MKKHNHFCKMKILLLLIFVPTLLLAQETITGKVVVEGTGEGAPFMNIVEEGTNNGTSSDIDGNFSITVNSLPVNLKVFALGFAEKTVSVATAGNITIQVAESTESLEEVVVTGLATSVKRSNAANAVASISAQELVGSTPPPTLDGALYGKFAGAIVSANSGAPGGGLSVKLRGITSIAGNSQPLYIVDGVYIDNSSIAAGLNTVSGAAAGGSTSNQDNPTNRIADINPDDIANIEILKGASAAAIYGSRASAGVVIITTKRGKAGKTNINITQSNGFTQAIRLLGTRDYTEERITASSSFNNDDLQNFIAARNAGRLVDYEEELFGEEGFISKTNLNVSGGGEKTTFYAGISHQNEDGIVKRTGYEKTSLRLNIDHKITNNIKLSISNNYIQSSSDRGFFNNDNTGTTIGVALTSTTPWLNLFPDANGVYPDNPSGASNILQTRDLITNNEKNKRFISGANLDINIYKADHSNLKAVLRAGIDAYTFETLAIFPKTLQFENPDNGGVGGVSAQGTTRNTNNNYSGFLVHNYFTDSNLNFRTQVGLTRELFDQNSILTTATGLVSGQTNLNLSAARNVVQNRLKQEDFGFFVQEEINFQDKIIATFGVRGDKSSNNTEVNKFFYYPKASLAVNIPKFGFWSLDQVNELKLRIAYGEAGNFPFFGGNTTIFTNTAIAGLSGITLNGQLGNTDIEPERQKELEFGFDLGLLDNRVGLQFTYYQKKVDDLIISSAIEPSTGFINQVVNAGNLENKGFEVSLNAVPVSNDNFEWSTFVTFFKNTSEITKLNIPAFNTGAFGATLGTFRIEEGKSATQIVGITPNGLAVLGDAEPDFQMSFQNSLKYKNFDLSFLWQWKKGGDNVNLTALLTDLNGTSADYDDIDLDPAGVLGNGDYRQSQLGVSARPFVEDASYLRLRELGLYYNVPSKTLQNWFGKIIESAKIGFSGTNIVNIFDYNSYDPEVSNFGSNGISTGVEVTPFPSSKRYLFHLSVSL, from the coding sequence ATGAAAAAACACAATCATTTTTGCAAAATGAAGATTTTGCTATTACTAATTTTTGTTCCGACTTTGTTGTTGGCTCAGGAGACCATTACTGGAAAAGTAGTCGTTGAAGGGACTGGCGAAGGAGCTCCTTTTATGAATATTGTTGAGGAAGGAACAAATAATGGTACCTCTAGTGACATTGATGGTAATTTTAGTATTACCGTGAATAGTTTACCCGTCAATCTAAAAGTATTTGCACTAGGATTTGCAGAAAAAACAGTATCTGTAGCAACTGCGGGTAATATTACGATTCAAGTAGCTGAATCTACAGAATCATTAGAAGAAGTGGTAGTAACGGGGTTAGCTACTTCGGTAAAAAGAAGTAATGCAGCAAATGCAGTAGCATCGATTTCAGCGCAGGAATTAGTAGGGTCAACACCTCCACCAACATTGGATGGTGCGTTGTACGGAAAATTTGCGGGAGCTATAGTAAGTGCAAATTCGGGTGCTCCAGGAGGAGGACTGTCAGTAAAACTTAGAGGGATTACTTCAATTGCAGGAAATTCTCAACCTCTATATATTGTAGATGGAGTATATATTGATAATTCGTCTATTGCAGCGGGATTAAATACCGTATCGGGTGCGGCTGCAGGAGGAAGTACTTCAAATCAAGATAACCCTACTAATCGTATTGCTGATATAAATCCCGATGATATTGCTAATATAGAAATATTAAAAGGAGCTTCGGCTGCAGCCATATATGGATCAAGGGCCTCTGCTGGAGTAGTAATAATTACTACTAAAAGAGGTAAAGCAGGAAAAACAAATATTAATATTACTCAATCCAATGGTTTTACACAGGCAATCAGATTGCTAGGAACGCGTGACTATACGGAGGAGCGTATTACTGCTTCTAGTAGTTTTAATAATGATGATTTACAAAATTTTATTGCAGCTAGAAATGCTGGACGTTTAGTGGATTATGAAGAAGAACTTTTTGGTGAAGAAGGATTTATTTCAAAAACAAACCTTAATGTAAGTGGTGGTGGAGAGAAAACAACATTTTACGCAGGAATCTCACACCAAAATGAAGATGGAATAGTTAAGAGAACTGGGTATGAAAAAACATCACTTCGATTAAATATTGATCATAAAATTACAAATAATATTAAGCTTAGTATAAGTAATAATTATATCCAGTCGTCTTCTGATAGAGGGTTTTTTAATAATGATAATACGGGTACTACCATTGGAGTTGCTTTAACATCAACAACACCTTGGTTAAATTTATTCCCAGATGCTAATGGAGTTTATCCTGATAACCCTTCTGGGGCTTCAAATATTCTTCAAACTAGAGATCTAATCACAAATAATGAAAAAAATAAAAGATTCATTTCAGGTGCTAACTTAGATATTAATATCTATAAAGCTGATCATTCCAATTTGAAAGCTGTTTTAAGAGCAGGTATAGATGCATACACTTTTGAAACTTTGGCGATATTTCCAAAGACATTACAATTCGAAAACCCGGATAATGGTGGTGTAGGAGGTGTTTCTGCTCAAGGAACCACAAGAAATACGAATAATAACTATTCTGGATTTTTAGTACATAATTATTTTACTGATAGTAATCTTAATTTCAGGACTCAAGTAGGTTTAACAAGAGAGCTTTTTGATCAAAATTCAATATTAACTACAGCGACTGGTTTAGTATCAGGTCAAACAAATTTAAATTTGTCAGCAGCTAGAAATGTGGTTCAAAATAGACTAAAACAAGAGGATTTTGGATTTTTTGTACAGGAAGAGATTAATTTTCAAGATAAGATCATAGCAACTTTTGGAGTTAGAGGAGATAAATCATCTAATAATACAGAAGTAAATAAGTTTTTTTATTATCCAAAAGCTTCATTAGCGGTTAACATACCTAAATTTGGTTTTTGGAGTTTAGATCAGGTTAATGAACTTAAGTTAAGAATTGCTTATGGTGAAGCCGGAAACTTTCCATTTTTTGGCGGAAATACAACTATTTTCACAAATACTGCAATTGCTGGTTTAAGTGGAATCACACTAAACGGTCAATTAGGAAATACTGATATTGAGCCAGAAAGACAAAAAGAATTAGAATTTGGATTTGATTTAGGGTTACTAGATAATAGAGTAGGATTACAATTTACTTATTATCAAAAAAAGGTTGATGACTTGATAATTTCATCTGCAATAGAACCATCAACAGGTTTTATTAATCAGGTAGTTAATGCAGGTAATTTAGAAAACAAAGGTTTTGAAGTAAGTTTAAATGCCGTTCCTGTTAGTAATGATAATTTTGAGTGGTCTACTTTTGTTACATTCTTTAAAAATACATCAGAAATAACAAAATTAAACATCCCAGCTTTTAATACAGGAGCTTTTGGAGCTACCTTGGGAACATTTAGAATAGAAGAGGGTAAAAGCGCAACACAAATCGTAGGGATTACACCTAATGGGTTAGCAGTTTTAGGAGATGCTGAACCTGATTTTCAGATGTCTTTTCAGAATAGTTTAAAATATAAAAACTTTGATTTGTCATTTTTATGGCAATGGAAAAAAGGTGGTGATAATGTAAACCTAACAGCTCTATTAACCGATTTAAATGGTACTAGTGCTGATTATGATGATATTGATTTAGACCCAGCTGGTGTTTTAGGTAATGGAGATTACAGACAAAGTCAATTAGGAGTTTCTGCAAGACCTTTTGTTGAAGACGCTTCTTATTTACGTTTAAGAGAACTAGGGTTGTATTATAATGTTCCTAGTAAAACATTACAAAACTGGTTTGGAAAAATTATTGAATCTGCAAAAATCGGATTCTCTGGAACCAATATAGTTAACATATTTGATTATAATAGTTATGACCCTGAAGTTTCGAATTTTGGATCTAATGGTATATCAACAGGGGTAGAGGTTACTCCATTTCCATCGTCAAAAAGATATTTGTTTCACTTATCTGTGAGTTTATAA
- a CDS encoding T9SS type A sorting domain-containing protein — protein MRKSIFLLLLAITTFFVNDCQAQTYNIEISSNYSGNNTCAGNDRGFFFNLRGDNTSITNYTMSDFNSSFVTYNQTFPSVSNFNNFSINMNAYCIIDLSQPGGCNYVNEKFKTASQLILGENLSNFGCYGSAIVSSFKPNLNIQKIGGGGNEVCLGEILKLGAFPFGFPSVAYNWQYSLNGTSWTDTGVVNPQLEKTIQEILGSSPSASTDIYFRLGYNNRAFSPVYTVKYSPCTPVLTSVDPQNTSCPDSPDGWFKLWFNEQVPVGGGYMDLQLLDVSLDPNGVFVAQKFQYSFNASGSVFFYDWKPGDIVPPKKYKIIYQYRNASGDPRGTGGTIPITINASTAVTFNTDHTNPSCTVGQGPTNDGSIIINNVSNGTPPYFYEIDGDSNWVSFTGNSVSIPKGAGTYTIKVRDVNQCPGTSTGNTTVTEIIDPATSGIVIIKTDEVSTTYNGASNGYANATVTGGTPLSNGYYTFSWENSLGANVTGGSGVAQSGPDRYEINLPNLSADTYTLTITDNKGCSTTSDFVINEPPVLRFITTEKNDVSCGDNDQTNNDGIIKATVQGGLPNYQYQLLLRNNTGTFDSYGNPVVLGTTQEFIATGLSGGTYRVQVKDNLQGAGNTNPLLTSGDLQIIQPDPFFIQNIETTEALCIGQASGTITLDIIGGTGVYTISIAKNGDPGFNKVINTIPNNSTDFVINNLSQGVYTLTVQDENGCDIINPILERIITITDPSVLWNIDLGENKMLCMGQSHIVDATIGDPLATYRWESDNGFSATTPEVILSETGLYTVTLITGLGCQINSSIQITATQTSITPEFVVPSDIFVDESFIIVDVSNPSPITVAWIIPDNAEIIESTREYAEIKFTEKGSFDISLQTTNAIGCQESYTKNITIRERIFKEETEGKEKLKTYKIFPNPTRGNFTVELTFKEQIPIDIKLFNVANNNVLYRYQDDSALEYNIPFNLEGNLSSGIYFLLLEIPGKTHVRKIVVE, from the coding sequence ATGAGGAAGAGCATATTTTTGTTATTATTAGCTATTACAACATTTTTTGTGAATGATTGTCAAGCTCAAACCTATAACATTGAAATAAGCTCTAATTATTCTGGGAATAATACATGTGCAGGAAATGACAGAGGTTTTTTTTTCAACCTTAGAGGAGACAACACTAGTATTACAAATTATACTATGAGTGATTTTAACTCCTCATTTGTTACATACAATCAAACTTTCCCTAGTGTTTCTAATTTTAATAATTTTTCGATTAATATGAATGCATATTGTATCATAGATCTTAGTCAACCTGGCGGATGTAATTATGTTAATGAAAAATTTAAAACCGCTTCTCAATTAATTCTTGGAGAAAATTTATCTAATTTTGGTTGTTATGGAAGTGCTATAGTTTCATCATTCAAACCTAATCTAAATATACAAAAAATAGGAGGAGGAGGAAACGAAGTTTGTTTAGGAGAAATCTTAAAATTGGGAGCTTTTCCTTTTGGATTCCCTTCTGTAGCTTATAACTGGCAATATTCATTAAATGGTACCTCTTGGACAGATACTGGTGTTGTAAATCCACAACTAGAAAAGACAATTCAAGAAATATTAGGAAGTAGCCCTAGTGCATCTACAGACATTTATTTTAGGTTAGGTTACAATAATCGTGCTTTCTCACCAGTATATACCGTGAAATATTCTCCTTGTACCCCTGTTCTAACTAGTGTAGACCCACAAAACACATCTTGCCCAGATAGTCCCGATGGGTGGTTTAAACTTTGGTTTAATGAGCAAGTCCCTGTCGGAGGTGGATATATGGATCTTCAATTACTTGATGTCTCCTTAGACCCTAATGGTGTTTTTGTAGCACAAAAATTTCAGTATTCTTTTAATGCCTCTGGTTCAGTATTCTTTTATGATTGGAAACCCGGGGATATTGTCCCTCCAAAAAAATATAAAATAATCTATCAATACAGAAATGCTAGTGGTGACCCCAGAGGTACGGGAGGAACCATTCCCATTACAATTAATGCATCAACCGCAGTTACTTTCAACACTGATCACACCAATCCTTCCTGTACCGTAGGGCAAGGACCTACTAATGATGGGAGTATTATTATTAACAATGTATCTAATGGAACACCTCCTTACTTTTATGAAATCGATGGTGATAGCAATTGGGTTTCCTTTACAGGAAACAGTGTTAGTATCCCAAAAGGAGCGGGTACTTACACTATTAAAGTGCGAGATGTAAATCAATGCCCTGGTACATCTACAGGTAATACCACAGTAACCGAAATCATTGACCCAGCTACTTCTGGTATTGTAATTATCAAAACAGATGAAGTATCTACTACGTACAATGGAGCTAGTAATGGATATGCAAATGCAACAGTAACAGGAGGAACTCCTCTTAGTAATGGATATTATACCTTTAGCTGGGAAAATTCATTAGGAGCAAATGTAACTGGTGGATCAGGAGTAGCACAATCAGGGCCTGATCGATATGAAATCAATCTTCCAAATTTATCAGCAGACACCTATACCTTAACCATTACAGATAACAAAGGATGCTCGACAACAAGTGATTTTGTAATTAATGAGCCTCCGGTATTAAGGTTTATAACCACCGAAAAAAATGATGTTAGCTGTGGGGATAACGACCAAACTAATAATGATGGAATAATCAAAGCTACTGTACAAGGTGGACTACCCAATTATCAATATCAGTTATTGCTTAGAAATAATACCGGTACTTTTGATTCTTATGGAAATCCTGTAGTATTAGGGACTACTCAGGAATTTATAGCTACTGGATTATCTGGTGGTACATATCGTGTGCAAGTCAAAGATAACCTGCAGGGCGCTGGCAACACTAATCCGTTATTAACCTCTGGGGATCTCCAGATTATACAACCTGATCCTTTTTTTATTCAAAATATAGAAACTACCGAAGCGTTATGTATAGGGCAAGCTTCTGGAACCATTACTCTAGATATCATTGGAGGAACAGGAGTCTATACGATTAGCATAGCAAAAAACGGTGACCCAGGATTCAATAAAGTAATCAATACTATCCCTAACAACAGTACTGATTTTGTTATCAATAATCTTAGTCAGGGAGTCTACACACTTACCGTACAAGATGAAAACGGATGTGATATCATAAACCCGATATTAGAAAGAATTATAACCATAACTGATCCATCAGTACTATGGAATATCGATCTGGGGGAAAATAAAATGTTATGTATGGGACAATCTCATATAGTAGATGCAACCATAGGAGATCCTTTGGCAACCTACCGATGGGAATCTGATAATGGATTTAGCGCAACCACACCAGAGGTCATCTTATCAGAAACAGGATTATACACCGTTACTCTAATCACAGGGTTAGGATGCCAAATCAATAGCAGCATACAAATTACAGCTACGCAAACCTCCATTACACCAGAATTTGTTGTACCCTCAGATATTTTTGTAGATGAATCTTTTATAATTGTTGATGTAAGTAATCCTTCTCCTATTACAGTAGCATGGATCATTCCTGATAATGCAGAGATCATAGAATCTACAAGAGAGTATGCAGAAATCAAATTCACAGAAAAAGGAAGTTTTGATATCTCACTACAAACTACCAATGCAATTGGATGCCAAGAATCTTACACCAAAAATATAACAATAAGAGAACGTATTTTTAAAGAGGAAACTGAAGGGAAAGAAAAACTAAAAACATACAAAATTTTCCCTAATCCTACTCGTGGAAACTTCACCGTTGAACTAACCTTTAAAGAACAAATTCCTATTGACATAAAGCTGTTTAATGTGGCTAATAATAATGTGCTATATCGATACCAGGATGATAGTGCATTAGAATACAATATCCCTTTCAATTTAGAAGGTAATTTATCATCAGGAATTTATTTCCTATTATTAGAAATTCCTGGTAAAACCCATGTTAGAAAAATAGTAGTAGAATAA